Genomic segment of Iocasia fonsfrigidae:
TAATTAACATAAAGTTGTGATTAAGCAGAGTTTTTCTTTAAAGGCGGCGCCATGTTTTAGAATGGGGTTGCTTTTTTTATTTTGGTTTTTCTTTAAACTGTTTATGGCTGTTTATAGGTTTAAGCTGGTTTTAAGAAACGTTTACGATGTAGATTAGGAGTTGGCTGAAGCCTTAATTTTTTCAATTCTAAAGAAAAAGCAATAAAAGAATTTAACTTGTCAGATTGTTTATGCAATTTAAAAAAACAAAAAAATATTGACAAATGAATTTAGGTAGTGGTATAATATGTACAACTCATAATACAAGTTATTGTTTTTTACATGTATGATGTATTATGTGTGTTCCCCAAGAAAAAAGGAATTATCTATAAAAATAGTAATAGAATGGTTTATATTTAATTGCTATTTTTGCAAATAATATTATTAAATACTAATCACAACCAGGTTAGCAACAAACTTGTCATACAAGTTTGTTGAAGCTTTAAAAACAAAGTGATATTTTAAACTTTTTTAAAACTTATAAAGCCAGCATGAAATTTAAGGAGGGAAATATGAAATCTGTAGTAGTTACAAAACCTAAAGAATATAAAATTATTGAGAGTGAAATACCTGAATTAAATAGTGATTATGAAGTTCTAATTAAGATGAAGGCAGCAGGTGTATGTGGTTCAGACTATCATATTTATCATGGAACAAATCCAAACTCTACATACCCTTTAATACCAGGGCATGAAAATGTTGGTGTTGTAGAAAAAGTTGGTTCTAAAGTCACTATGGTAAAAGAAGGAGACCATGTAGCTATTGATTTAATAATAACATGTGGTGAATGCTATCAATGTAAAATTGGCAGAGAAAACATCTGCGAGAATGTACTGGTTCGTGGTAGTGGTACAGATGGTGGTTTTAGAGAATATTTAACTGCACCTGAAGATGACGTATATATTATTCCAAAGAATATACCCTTTAAGGATGCAGCATTAATAGAACCTTATGCTATTGGAGCTCATACGACTACTCGAGGAAGAGTAGTATCAGATGATATTGTATTTATTTTAGGGGCAGGTACAATTGGTACAATCATTATGCAGACCTGTAAGGCCAAAGGAGCTACAGTTATATCCTGTGATATAAATCAAGAGTCCTTAGAGAGGGCTAAAGGTTATGGGGCAGATTATATTATTAATAGCCAAAATGAAAATATAATAGAAAAAGTACAAGAGATAACTAAGGGGAAGGGGGTTACTATTGCCTTTGATGCTGCTTGTTTTCAAGGTTCATTAACAAGTTTATTTGAAAAGGGATTGATTAGAAATGCAGGTAGAATTGTGAGTTTAGGTTTTTGTACAGAACCAGAAGCTATTTCACAGGCCATGATTGATGTAAGAGAACTGGACTTAATCGGTTCCAGGATGTCGGCCTATCAGTTTGAACCAGTAATTAAAGATTTTGAAGAAAAGAAATATAATTTAGATGGTATTGTAACTGACTTTATTAAGTTTAGTCAGATTGATAAAGTATTTTATAATATAGATCATCCGAATCCCAAAGTTAAAAAAATGGTTATTTTATTTGATTAAGCGTCTTGCATAATTGATTGTTCCCAGACAAAAACTCCGCAACGAATTTAGTATTAGCCAATTATGGGCTGTTTTAAACTCCCTACGGTCAAACAGGAAAATAGCCTTTTTCATAATT
This window contains:
- a CDS encoding alcohol dehydrogenase catalytic domain-containing protein translates to MKSVVVTKPKEYKIIESEIPELNSDYEVLIKMKAAGVCGSDYHIYHGTNPNSTYPLIPGHENVGVVEKVGSKVTMVKEGDHVAIDLIITCGECYQCKIGRENICENVLVRGSGTDGGFREYLTAPEDDVYIIPKNIPFKDAALIEPYAIGAHTTTRGRVVSDDIVFILGAGTIGTIIMQTCKAKGATVISCDINQESLERAKGYGADYIINSQNENIIEKVQEITKGKGVTIAFDAACFQGSLTSLFEKGLIRNAGRIVSLGFCTEPEAISQAMIDVRELDLIGSRMSAYQFEPVIKDFEEKKYNLDGIVTDFIKFSQIDKVFYNIDHPNPKVKKMVILFD